In Styela clava chromosome 14, kaStyClav1.hap1.2, whole genome shotgun sequence, the following are encoded in one genomic region:
- the LOC120340383 gene encoding uncharacterized protein LOC120340383, protein MKIPIRHSFIGLILLMEACLLIKGEKCWMPMVCDGQPTWRDVKNGQCTKDEEKALEALTEQLHGMKSELHQLKKTMEKSETNSVLPSVASVKETTTPSVATVKETTTPSVATVKKTTTPSVVGHKEATTNSVVGVKETTTPNGYKDKKTSSTSASTAIGTSPWSTKEAFFSTFRPQTTKVEQSTVKCDVTYKKKCYRAIVYDVPNVTFTDAKAICKSMNGKPANIYDLKHYQLLLPYLRSLIPAGWTYINIWTGMEYKNNQLLLSNGRPITIATEVWFPSYPGSDTFRTNVGVRVDKDQGYAYQGMFNNSPSYTTNGVICEI, encoded by the exons GTGAGAAATGCTGGATGCCTATGGTTTGCGACGGGCAACCTACTTGGAGAGACGTTAAG AATGGACAGTGCACAAAAGACGAAGAGAAGGCTTTGGAAG CCTTAACGGAACAATTACACGGAATGAAAAGTGAGCTCCATCAATTAAAAAAGACAATGGAAAAATCAGAGACAAACTCAGTGCTGCCCTCTGTTGCAagtgtcaaagaaacgaccacgccctctgttgcaactgtcaaagaaacgaccacgccctctgttgcAACTGTCAAAAAAACGACTACACCCTCTGTTGTAGGTCATAAAGAAGCGACCACGAATTCTGTTGTaggtgtcaaagaaacgaccactcCCAATG GATACAAAGACAAGAAAACTTCTTCTACCAGCGCTTCAACCGCCATTGGCACATCACCTTGGTCAACTAAGGAAGCCTTTTTCTCTACTTTTCGCCCACAAACTACAAAAGTTGAACAGAGTACAG TTAAGTGTGACGTCACATACAAGAAAAAATGCTACCGAGCAATTGTGTATGATGTACCAAACGTTACCTTCACCGATGCCAAAGCAATCTGCAAATCAATGAACGGAAAACCCGCGAATATTTACGACCTCAAGCATTACCAGCTGCTGCTCCCTTATCTACGTTCACTGATCCCTGCTGGTTGGACATATATAAACATCTGGACTGGAATGGAGTATAAG AACAATCAGCTTTTGCTGTCCAATGGAAGACCAATCACTATTGCAACAGAAGTGTGGTTTCCTTCTTATCCGGGATCCGATACATTCCGTACAAATGTTGGTGTTCGTGTCGATAAAGATCAAGGGTATGCATATCAGGGAATGTTCAATAATTCACCATCCTACACAACCAACGGTGTcatctgtgaaatataa